In Ectothiorhodospiraceae bacterium 2226, a single window of DNA contains:
- the tadA gene encoding tRNA adenosine(34) deaminase TadA, with protein MDRALALAREGEAAGEVPVGALIVRDGEVLGEGWNCPIGTHDPTAHAEIVALRAAARRCANYRLTGATLYVTVEPCLMCAGAIVHARIARVVYGTDEPKTGAVTSRFPVLDSPLHNHRVAVEGGVRAEESAALLRSFFRARRGASGA; from the coding sequence ATGGACCGCGCGCTCGCGCTCGCGCGCGAGGGCGAGGCGGCGGGCGAGGTGCCGGTCGGGGCGCTCATCGTGCGCGATGGCGAGGTGCTGGGGGAGGGCTGGAACTGCCCCATCGGCACCCATGATCCCACCGCCCATGCCGAGATCGTCGCCTTGCGCGCCGCCGCGCGGCGCTGCGCCAACTACCGCCTCACTGGCGCCACGCTGTATGTCACCGTCGAGCCCTGCCTGATGTGCGCCGGCGCAATCGTGCACGCGCGCATTGCGCGCGTGGTCTACGGCACCGATGAGCCCAAGACCGGCGCCGTCACCAGCCGTTTCCCGGTACTCGATTCCCCGCTGCACAACCACCGCGTCGCGGTGGAGGGCGGTGTGCGTGCCGAGGAGTCGGCCGCGCTGTTGCGCAGCTTCTTCCGCGCCCGCCGCGGCGCGTCCGGCGCCTAG
- a CDS encoding type II toxin-antitoxin system RelE/ParE family toxin, protein MVISFAESALRDLDAVRTWYAEQGVPDVGAKLVGEIFQRVQSLAEHPDMGRVVPEFDQPLLRELIHPPFRIVYRRDPQRVRIIRVWRSERLLHLAPGEDEAP, encoded by the coding sequence ATGGTCATCAGTTTCGCCGAGTCCGCACTGCGTGATCTTGATGCGGTACGGACCTGGTACGCCGAACAGGGGGTGCCCGATGTCGGGGCCAAGCTGGTCGGGGAGATATTTCAGCGCGTCCAGTCGCTTGCCGAGCACCCTGACATGGGCCGCGTGGTGCCCGAATTCGATCAACCCTTATTGCGGGAACTTATCCATCCGCCGTTTCGCATCGTGTACCGGCGTGATCCGCAGCGGGTGAGAATTATCCGCGTCTGGCGGAGCGAACGTCTGCTGCATCTTGCCCCGGGTGAGGATGAAGCACCGTGA
- a CDS encoding type II toxin-antitoxin system Phd/YefM family antitoxin translates to MAIKFSEDLVPLTDLKVNPGRVVKHATEAHRPVLLTSRGRGVAVVQSVVDYEKAEEERAFMRAVVAGLADLEAGREVSLNEAMARLGLK, encoded by the coding sequence ATGGCTATTAAGTTTTCCGAGGATCTGGTCCCCCTGACCGATCTCAAGGTCAACCCGGGGCGGGTGGTGAAGCATGCGACCGAGGCTCACCGCCCCGTGCTCCTTACGAGCCGCGGCCGCGGAGTGGCCGTGGTGCAGTCGGTGGTCGATTACGAGAAGGCGGAGGAAGAGCGGGCCTTCATGCGCGCCGTGGTCGCAGGATTGGCGGACCTGGAGGCAGGGCGCGAGGTCTCCCTCAACGAAGCTATGGCGCGGCTCGGCCTCAAGTAG
- the guaA gene encoding glutamine-hydrolyzing GMP synthase — protein MTDQHAAPADIHTDRILILDFGSQYTQLIGRRVREAGVYCEIRPWHSDEEALRAFAPKGIILSGGPESVHGVAAPRVPQAVFDLEVPLLGICYGMQAIASHFGGKVAVANHREFGYAQVRARGHSRLLRDIEDHTTREGYGMLDVWMSHGDRVEELPEGFKLIASTDSAPIAGIADEARRYYGLQFHPEVTHTRQGARILSRFVHEICGCEARWTSGNIIEESIERIRREVGDEEVVLGLSGGVDSSVVAALLHKAIGDQLTCVFVDNGLLRLQEGDQVMATFAQHMGVRVLRVDASERFLTALKGVSDPEAKRKIIGGLFIEVFEEEAGKLKNATWLAQGTIYPDVIESAGVKGGGGAHVIKSHHNVGGLPEIMKLKVLEPLRELFKDEVRKIGVELGLPSEMVYRHPFPGPGLGVRILGEVKKEYADLLRQADHIFIEELRSSGWYDKVSQAFAVFLPVRSVGVMGDGRRYDYVVAVRAVETIDFMTARWAHLPYELLERVSSRIINEVDGIARVTYDISGKPPATIEWE, from the coding sequence GTGACCGATCAACACGCCGCTCCCGCGGACATCCACACCGACCGCATCCTCATCCTCGACTTCGGATCGCAGTACACGCAGCTCATCGGCCGGCGGGTGCGCGAGGCCGGTGTCTACTGCGAGATCCGCCCCTGGCACAGTGACGAAGAGGCGCTGCGCGCCTTCGCGCCCAAGGGCATCATCCTCTCCGGCGGGCCCGAGTCGGTGCACGGCGTGGCCGCGCCGCGCGTGCCGCAGGCGGTATTCGACCTCGAGGTGCCGCTGCTCGGCATCTGCTACGGCATGCAGGCCATCGCCTCCCACTTCGGCGGCAAGGTGGCGGTGGCCAACCACCGCGAGTTCGGTTACGCCCAGGTACGCGCCCGGGGTCACTCACGCCTGTTGCGCGACATCGAGGACCACACCACGCGCGAGGGCTACGGCATGCTCGACGTGTGGATGAGCCACGGCGACCGGGTGGAGGAACTGCCCGAGGGCTTCAAGCTCATCGCCAGCACCGACAGCGCGCCGATCGCCGGCATCGCCGACGAGGCGCGCCGCTACTACGGCCTGCAGTTCCACCCTGAGGTCACGCACACGCGCCAGGGCGCGCGCATCCTGTCGCGCTTCGTGCACGAGATCTGCGGCTGCGAGGCGCGCTGGACGTCGGGCAACATCATCGAGGAGAGCATCGAGCGCATCCGCCGCGAGGTGGGCGACGAGGAGGTGGTGCTCGGCCTTTCGGGCGGCGTCGATTCCTCCGTGGTGGCGGCGCTGCTGCACAAGGCCATCGGCGATCAGCTCACCTGCGTGTTCGTGGACAACGGCCTGCTGCGCCTGCAAGAGGGCGACCAAGTCATGGCCACCTTCGCGCAGCACATGGGCGTGCGCGTGCTGCGTGTGGACGCCTCCGAGCGCTTCCTCACCGCGCTGAAGGGGGTCAGCGACCCCGAGGCCAAGCGCAAGATCATCGGCGGCCTGTTCATCGAGGTGTTCGAGGAAGAGGCCGGCAAGCTCAAGAACGCCACCTGGCTCGCGCAGGGCACCATCTACCCCGACGTGATCGAGTCCGCCGGCGTGAAGGGCGGCGGCGGGGCGCACGTCATCAAGTCGCACCACAACGTCGGCGGCCTGCCCGAGATCATGAAGCTCAAGGTGCTGGAGCCGCTGCGCGAGCTGTTCAAGGACGAGGTGCGCAAGATCGGTGTGGAGCTGGGATTGCCCTCCGAGATGGTGTATCGCCACCCGTTCCCCGGTCCCGGGCTCGGCGTGCGCATCCTCGGCGAGGTGAAGAAGGAGTACGCCGACCTTCTGCGCCAGGCCGACCACATCTTCATCGAGGAGCTGCGCAGCAGCGGCTGGTACGACAAGGTCAGCCAGGCCTTCGCGGTGTTCCTGCCGGTGCGCTCGGTGGGTGTGATGGGCGACGGGCGGCGCTACGACTACGTGGTCGCGGTGCGCGCGGTGGAGACCATCGACTTCATGACCGCGCGCTGGGCGCACCTGCCCTACGAGCTGCTGGAGCGCGTCTCCAGCCGCATCATCAACGAGGTGGACGGCATCGCCCGCGTCACCTACGACATCTCCGGGAAGCCGCCCGCGACCATCGAGTGGGAGTGA
- the guaB gene encoding IMP dehydrogenase, whose product MRIVQEALTFDDVLLVPAHSKVLPKEVELATHITRGIRLSIPLVSAAMDTVTEARLAIAMAQEGGIGIIHKNMTIEAQAEHVRRVKKFESGVIKEPITVSPNTSIQDVVRLTREHSISGVPVVEGEELVGIVTSRDLRFETRRIEPVSSIMTPKERLITVKEGADRGEIVNLLHEHRIEKVLVVNDKFQLRGLITVKDIQKATENPYACKDEQGRLRAGAAVGVGAGTEERVAALAAAGVDVVVVDTAHGHSQGVLDRVRWVKKHFPHVQVIGGNIATGDAARALAEAGADAVKVGIGPGSICTTRIVAGVGVPQISAIANVAEALQGTDIPLIADGGIRYSGDIAKALAAGAHLVMVGSMFAGTEEAPGDVELYQGRSYKSYRGMGSLGAMTQQQGSSDRYFQEGGEADKLVPEGIEGRVPYKGNLQPVINQLLGGIRASMGYTGCRTIEEMRTRPEFVRVTNAGMRESHVHDVTITKEAPNYRL is encoded by the coding sequence CTGCGCATAGTTCAGGAAGCCCTCACCTTCGACGACGTCCTACTGGTGCCCGCCCACTCCAAGGTGCTGCCCAAGGAGGTCGAACTCGCCACCCACATAACCCGCGGCATCCGCCTGTCCATCCCGCTGGTGTCCGCCGCCATGGATACGGTGACCGAGGCGCGTCTGGCCATCGCCATGGCCCAGGAAGGCGGCATCGGCATCATCCACAAGAACATGACCATTGAGGCGCAGGCCGAGCATGTGCGCCGGGTGAAGAAGTTCGAGAGCGGGGTGATCAAGGAGCCGATCACCGTCAGCCCCAACACCAGCATCCAGGACGTGGTGCGCCTCACCCGCGAGCACTCCATCTCCGGCGTGCCGGTGGTCGAGGGCGAGGAGTTGGTCGGCATCGTCACCAGCCGCGACCTGCGCTTCGAGACCCGCCGCATAGAGCCGGTCTCCAGCATCATGACCCCCAAAGAGCGCCTGATCACCGTGAAGGAGGGCGCAGACCGCGGCGAGATCGTCAACCTGCTGCACGAACACCGCATCGAGAAGGTGCTGGTGGTGAACGACAAGTTCCAGCTGCGTGGGCTGATCACCGTCAAGGATATCCAGAAGGCCACCGAGAACCCGTACGCCTGCAAGGACGAGCAGGGCCGGCTGCGCGCCGGCGCGGCGGTGGGCGTCGGGGCCGGTACGGAGGAGCGCGTCGCGGCGCTGGCCGCCGCCGGGGTGGACGTGGTGGTGGTGGACACCGCGCATGGCCACTCGCAGGGCGTGTTGGACCGCGTGCGCTGGGTAAAGAAGCACTTCCCCCACGTGCAGGTGATCGGCGGCAACATCGCCACCGGCGACGCCGCCCGCGCGCTGGCCGAGGCGGGCGCCGATGCGGTCAAGGTCGGCATCGGCCCGGGCTCGATTTGCACCACGCGCATTGTGGCGGGCGTCGGCGTGCCGCAGATCTCGGCCATCGCCAACGTGGCCGAGGCCCTGCAGGGCACCGACATTCCGCTGATCGCCGACGGCGGCATCCGCTATTCGGGCGACATCGCCAAGGCGTTGGCCGCCGGCGCACACCTGGTGATGGTCGGCAGCATGTTCGCCGGCACCGAAGAGGCGCCGGGCGACGTGGAGCTCTACCAGGGCCGCTCCTACAAGTCCTATCGCGGCATGGGCTCGCTGGGCGCCATGACCCAACAGCAGGGCTCCAGCGACCGCTATTTCCAGGAAGGCGGCGAGGCCGACAAGCTGGTGCCCGAGGGCATCGAGGGCCGCGTGCCGTACAAGGGCAACCTGCAGCCCGTGATCAACCAGCTGCTCGGCGGCATTCGCGCCAGCATGGGCTACACCGGCTGCCGTACCATCGAGGAGATGCGCACCCGTCCGGAGTTCGTGCGGGTAACCAATGCCGGCATGCGTGAGAGCCACGTGCACGACGTGACGATCACCAAAGAGGCGCCGAACTACCGGCTGTAA
- a CDS encoding exodeoxyribonuclease VII large subunit has product MNQDREPWGGTPGAEREILRVSQLNRNVRLLLEGSFPLLWVEGEISNLARPASGHLYFTLKDAQAQVRCAMFRTRAGLLSVRPENGMQVVVRARISIYEPRGDYQLIVEHLEEAGDGALQRAFEQLKQRLAAEGLFATELKRPLPRFPRRVGVITSPTGAAIRDVLAVLRRRFPTLPVVVYPVPVQGTEAPAAIVRAIETANARGECDVLILTRGGGSLEDLWAFNEERVARAVRASELPIVCGVGHEIDVTIADFAADQRAPTPSAAAELVSPERAEWAQKVDKQAAALRRCMVHRLAEARGRAEGLRARLRHPGRRLQDMAQRLDELHGRMQGCLTRRLALQTRQVQDLALRLQRQTPRTQLLRLGSQQAQLATRLQGAVRAALRSRQDRLMGDARALEAVSPLATLGRGYAIVQRLPERTLVRTADQLEPGARVEARFGRGRATCTVEEISND; this is encoded by the coding sequence ATGAACCAAGACCGTGAACCGTGGGGGGGCACGCCGGGAGCCGAACGCGAGATCCTGCGCGTCTCCCAGCTCAACCGCAACGTACGCCTGCTCCTGGAGGGCTCCTTCCCGCTGCTGTGGGTGGAGGGGGAGATCTCCAACCTCGCCCGTCCCGCCTCGGGCCACCTCTACTTCACCCTGAAAGACGCCCAGGCGCAGGTGCGCTGCGCCATGTTCCGCACGCGCGCGGGGCTGCTCAGCGTACGGCCCGAAAACGGCATGCAGGTGGTGGTGCGCGCGCGCATCTCGATCTACGAGCCGCGCGGCGACTACCAGCTCATCGTCGAGCACCTGGAAGAGGCCGGCGACGGCGCCCTGCAGCGCGCCTTCGAGCAGCTCAAGCAGCGCCTCGCCGCCGAGGGCCTGTTCGCCACCGAGCTCAAGCGCCCGCTGCCGCGCTTCCCGCGTCGGGTGGGCGTCATCACCTCGCCCACCGGGGCGGCGATCCGCGACGTGTTGGCGGTGCTGCGCCGGCGCTTCCCCACCCTGCCGGTAGTGGTGTACCCGGTGCCGGTGCAGGGGACCGAGGCGCCCGCCGCCATCGTGCGCGCGATCGAGACCGCCAACGCGCGCGGCGAGTGCGACGTGCTCATCCTCACCCGCGGTGGCGGGTCGCTCGAGGATCTGTGGGCCTTCAACGAGGAGCGCGTGGCGCGCGCGGTACGGGCCTCCGAGTTGCCCATTGTGTGCGGCGTGGGGCACGAGATCGACGTCACCATCGCCGACTTCGCCGCCGATCAGCGCGCGCCCACCCCCTCCGCCGCCGCCGAACTGGTCAGCCCCGAGCGCGCCGAGTGGGCGCAAAAGGTGGACAAGCAGGCGGCCGCGCTGCGCCGCTGCATGGTGCACCGCCTGGCGGAGGCGCGCGGGCGCGCGGAGGGCCTGCGCGCCCGCCTCCGTCATCCGGGCCGTCGCCTGCAGGACATGGCCCAGCGCCTGGACGAGCTGCACGGGCGCATGCAGGGCTGCCTCACCCGACGCCTCGCGCTGCAGACCCGTCAGGTACAGGACCTCGCCCTGCGCCTGCAGCGCCAGACCCCACGCACCCAACTCCTGCGGCTCGGCAGCCAGCAGGCGCAGCTGGCCACGCGCCTGCAAGGGGCCGTGCGCGCGGCGTTACGCAGCCGTCAGGACCGCCTGATGGGCGACGCGCGCGCCCTGGAGGCGGTCAGCCCGCTCGCCACGCTGGGACGCGGCTACGCCATCGTGCAACGTCTACCCGAGCGCACCCTGGTGCGCACGGCCGATCAACTCGAACCCGGCGCGCGCGTGGAGGCCCGCTTCGGCCGCGGCCGCGCCACCTGCACTGTGGAGGAGATCTCGAATGATTAA
- a CDS encoding peptidoglycan DD-metalloendopeptidase family protein encodes MIKGGLALFALLGSALAAGTAWAWPAHDPVPGGVAVVPLEISGSRAPLVTYGERRVLVLQREGRWHAVVGLPLSARPGVHRLELREGEQPQRIEFSVHDKDYPTQHITLSSNRRVNLSEADLARHQRERVKMDAALTHWADASEVPVRFTLPVEGRLSSPFGLRRYFNEQPRAPHSGLDIAAPEGTPVTAPAPGRVLSVGDYFFNGNTVFLDHGQGLVTMYAHLHTIEVEPGQQVAQGEVVGTVGMTGRATGPHLHWGVSLNDARVDPLLFVELQEAALEEQAP; translated from the coding sequence ATGATTAAAGGGGGGCTCGCCCTGTTCGCCCTGCTGGGCTCGGCGCTGGCCGCCGGCACCGCCTGGGCGTGGCCGGCACACGATCCGGTGCCGGGGGGCGTGGCGGTGGTGCCGCTGGAGATCAGCGGCAGCCGCGCGCCGCTGGTCACCTACGGCGAGCGGCGCGTGCTGGTGCTGCAGCGCGAGGGGCGCTGGCACGCGGTGGTCGGGCTGCCGCTGAGCGCGCGCCCAGGCGTGCATCGCCTCGAGCTGCGCGAGGGCGAGCAGCCCCAGCGCATCGAATTCTCGGTCCACGACAAGGACTACCCCACCCAGCACATCACGCTAAGCAGCAACCGCCGGGTGAACCTCTCCGAGGCCGACTTGGCGCGCCACCAGCGCGAACGCGTGAAGATGGACGCCGCCCTCACCCACTGGGCCGACGCGTCCGAGGTGCCGGTGCGCTTCACGCTGCCGGTGGAGGGCCGCCTCTCCAGCCCATTCGGCCTGCGCCGCTACTTCAACGAGCAGCCACGCGCGCCGCACAGCGGCCTGGACATCGCAGCCCCCGAAGGCACGCCGGTCACGGCCCCCGCGCCGGGACGCGTGCTGTCGGTGGGCGATTACTTCTTCAACGGCAACACCGTGTTCCTGGATCACGGCCAGGGTCTGGTCACGATGTACGCCCACTTGCACACCATCGAGGTGGAGCCCGGCCAGCAGGTCGCGCAGGGCGAGGTGGTCGGTACCGTCGGCATGACCGGCCGCGCCACCGGCCCGCACCTGCACTGGGGCGTGAGCCTCAACGACGCGCGCGTCGATCCGCTGCTGTTCGTGGAGCTGCAGGAAGCGGCACTGGAGGAGCAGGCGCCTTAG
- the der gene encoding ribosome biogenesis GTPase Der — MHPVIALVGRPNVGKSTLFNRLTRSRDALVADQPGLTRDRQYGRVEHAGRAFIVVDTGGLTGEGGGLEGLMAQQAMRAVQEADHVLFLVDGRGGLTGGDEAIAAELRRTGKPVTLVANKMEGLDPDVHAVEFHALGLGEALAIAAAHGHGVPDLIAQVLEAVPEPEAPDAAAEEEFGIKVAVLGRPNVGKSTLVNRMLGEERVLAYDMPGTTRDSIHIPFERDAQRYTLIDTAGVRRRGRVHEAIEKFSVIKALQAIEEAHVVIMVLDAREGISDQDAHLLGFVLEAGRALVVVVNKWDGLERDVRERVRSELDRKLPFVDFAEVRTISALHGTGVGDLFGCVQRAYDAAMRKLPTPQLTRLLQDAVTQHQPPLVRGRRIKLRYAHQGGSNPPLVVIHGTQAEAVPDNYRRFLVNLFRERLKLRGTPLRIEFRSGANPYEGRKNKLTPRQAERRKRLMRHVKGKS, encoded by the coding sequence CTGCATCCGGTCATTGCCCTGGTGGGGCGCCCCAACGTCGGCAAGTCCACCTTGTTCAACCGCCTCACGCGTTCGCGCGATGCGCTGGTGGCCGACCAACCCGGGCTGACCCGCGACCGCCAGTACGGGCGGGTCGAGCATGCCGGGCGCGCGTTCATCGTGGTGGATACGGGCGGCCTCACCGGCGAGGGCGGCGGCCTGGAGGGCCTCATGGCACAGCAGGCCATGCGTGCCGTGCAGGAAGCCGACCACGTGCTGTTCCTGGTGGACGGGCGCGGCGGCCTGACCGGCGGCGACGAGGCCATCGCCGCGGAGCTGCGGCGCACCGGCAAGCCGGTCACCCTGGTCGCCAATAAGATGGAAGGCCTGGACCCGGACGTCCACGCCGTCGAGTTTCACGCTCTGGGGCTCGGCGAGGCGCTGGCCATCGCCGCGGCGCACGGCCACGGCGTGCCCGACCTGATCGCACAGGTGCTGGAAGCGGTGCCCGAGCCCGAGGCGCCCGACGCGGCGGCCGAGGAGGAGTTCGGCATCAAGGTCGCCGTGCTCGGGCGGCCCAACGTCGGCAAATCCACCCTGGTGAACCGCATGCTCGGCGAGGAGCGGGTCCTTGCCTACGACATGCCCGGCACCACGCGCGACAGCATCCACATCCCCTTCGAGCGCGACGCACAGCGCTACACCTTGATCGACACCGCGGGCGTGCGCCGCCGCGGTCGCGTCCACGAGGCCATCGAGAAGTTCAGCGTGATCAAGGCCCTGCAAGCCATCGAAGAGGCCCACGTGGTGATCATGGTGCTGGACGCGCGCGAGGGCATCTCCGACCAGGACGCGCACCTGCTGGGCTTCGTGCTGGAGGCCGGTCGCGCGCTGGTGGTGGTGGTGAACAAGTGGGACGGTCTGGAACGCGACGTGCGCGAGCGGGTACGCAGCGAGTTGGACCGCAAGCTGCCGTTCGTGGATTTCGCCGAGGTGCGCACCATCTCGGCCCTGCACGGCACCGGCGTGGGCGACCTGTTCGGCTGCGTGCAGCGTGCCTACGACGCGGCCATGCGCAAGCTGCCGACGCCCCAGCTCACGCGTCTGCTGCAGGACGCCGTGACCCAGCATCAGCCGCCGCTGGTGCGGGGGCGGCGCATCAAGCTGCGCTACGCCCACCAGGGCGGCAGCAACCCGCCGCTGGTCGTCATCCACGGCACCCAGGCCGAGGCCGTGCCGGACAACTACCGGCGCTTCCTGGTCAATCTGTTCCGCGAGCGCCTGAAGCTGCGCGGCACGCCGCTGCGCATCGAGTTCCGCTCCGGCGCCAACCCCTACGAGGGCCGCAAGAACAAGCTCACCCCCCGTCAGGCCGAGCGCCGCAAGCGCCTGATGCGTCACGTCAAGGGCAAGTCGTAG
- the bamB gene encoding outer membrane protein assembly factor BamB, with protein MRRLLTVAALAALLLAGCATRSAVEPPAPLVEFEPTVEVKRDWQRRAGGGDDKRYLRLAPLVADGAVYVGERGGTVRAYEAGSGRPLWRQDLEATLTSSPGWGAHLYIGASDGTVVALAPDTGEEIWRARVSSEVLAPPREAGGVVVVRSGDGRLTGLDAREGRRLWVYDRTVPVLTLRGTSAPLLLGDWLLAGFDSGQLTALTLAEGGVLWELPLGVPRGRNELERMVDIDADPLVVGPLVFAASYQGRVGAIELESGRAVWARDISVHAGLATDARPRGPAVVGAVYVTDADDHLWALDARTGETLWRQDELRGRRLSGPAVHGDYVVVGDYQGYLHWFAREDGRLVARERADRRGVLAAPVVEGEYLYVHGRGGRLSAWRVGG; from the coding sequence GTGAGACGCCTGCTGACGGTGGCGGCGCTCGCCGCCCTGCTGCTCGCCGGTTGCGCCACACGCTCGGCGGTCGAACCCCCGGCGCCGCTGGTCGAGTTCGAACCCACCGTGGAGGTGAAGCGGGACTGGCAGCGCCGCGCCGGTGGCGGCGACGACAAGCGCTATCTGCGGCTGGCGCCGCTGGTGGCCGACGGCGCGGTCTATGTCGGCGAGCGCGGCGGTACGGTGCGCGCCTACGAAGCCGGGAGCGGCCGCCCGCTGTGGCGCCAAGATCTCGAGGCGACGCTGACCAGTTCGCCCGGCTGGGGCGCTCATTTGTATATCGGCGCGAGCGACGGCACCGTGGTGGCGCTCGCGCCCGATACCGGCGAGGAGATCTGGCGCGCACGGGTCAGTTCCGAGGTGCTGGCGCCGCCGCGTGAGGCGGGCGGGGTGGTGGTGGTGCGTTCGGGTGATGGTCGCCTTACCGGCCTCGATGCGCGCGAGGGCCGACGGCTGTGGGTTTACGACCGCACCGTGCCGGTGCTGACGCTGCGCGGCACCAGCGCGCCGCTGCTGCTCGGCGACTGGTTGTTGGCCGGCTTCGACAGCGGCCAGCTCACCGCGCTGACCCTGGCCGAGGGCGGCGTGCTGTGGGAGCTGCCGCTCGGCGTGCCGCGCGGACGCAACGAGCTCGAGCGCATGGTGGATATCGACGCCGATCCGCTCGTGGTCGGCCCCTTGGTCTTCGCGGCCAGCTATCAGGGGCGTGTGGGCGCCATCGAACTGGAGAGCGGCCGGGCCGTGTGGGCGCGGGATATCTCGGTGCACGCGGGTCTGGCCACCGACGCGCGGCCGCGCGGTCCGGCGGTGGTCGGCGCCGTGTATGTGACGGACGCCGACGATCACCTGTGGGCGCTCGATGCCCGCACCGGCGAGACCTTGTGGCGTCAGGACGAGTTGCGCGGCCGGCGCCTCAGCGGCCCGGCCGTGCACGGCGACTACGTGGTGGTGGGCGACTACCAGGGCTATCTGCACTGGTTCGCGCGCGAGGACGGGCGCCTGGTGGCGCGCGAGCGCGCCGACCGGCGCGGGGTCCTCGCCGCACCGGTGGTGGAGGGCGAGTACCTGTACGTGCACGGCCGCGGCGGGCGCCTCAGCGCTTGGCGCGTCGGAGGCTGA
- a CDS encoding tetratricopeptide repeat protein: MQTDDEQLEALKRWWKEYGRSVVLGVVLGGAIAGGAWWWMEQQERQAESASMAYQSMLHDLEQGEYARVMEQGQGLIGEYSRSAYAGLAALAVARAAVAQDELDVARAQLAWAADNARTDEARTLARLHLARLLLDAGEHQEALARLEGEVADPLRPAFDEARGDVYLAMGERAQARQAYAAALEGVEGRPSQLLQMKYDDVADAATQEDAAS; this comes from the coding sequence GTGCAGACAGACGACGAACAACTCGAAGCGCTCAAGCGCTGGTGGAAGGAGTACGGCCGCTCGGTGGTGCTCGGCGTGGTGCTTGGCGGCGCCATCGCCGGCGGTGCCTGGTGGTGGATGGAGCAGCAGGAGCGCCAGGCCGAGTCGGCCTCCATGGCGTACCAGTCCATGCTCCACGACCTGGAGCAGGGCGAGTACGCCCGCGTCATGGAGCAAGGCCAGGGGCTGATCGGCGAGTATTCGCGCAGCGCCTACGCCGGCCTCGCCGCGCTGGCCGTGGCGCGCGCCGCGGTGGCACAGGATGAACTCGACGTGGCCCGCGCGCAGCTTGCCTGGGCGGCGGACAATGCCCGTACCGATGAGGCGCGCACCTTGGCGCGGCTGCACCTGGCGCGGCTGCTGCTCGACGCCGGCGAGCACCAAGAGGCGCTGGCACGGCTGGAAGGCGAGGTGGCGGACCCCCTGCGGCCCGCCTTCGACGAGGCGCGCGGCGACGTGTACCTCGCGATGGGCGAGCGCGCGCAGGCGCGGCAGGCCTACGCGGCCGCGCTGGAGGGCGTGGAGGGGCGGCCCTCGCAGCTGTTACAGATGAAGTATGACGACGTCGCGGATGCGGCCACACAAGAGGACGCGGCCTCGTGA